The window CCCGGACACCGTCGAGGTCGACGGCGCCCGGTACACCGGCCGCAACGTGATCCTGGCCACCGGGTCCTACTCGCGCAGCCTGCCCGGCATCGAGGTCGACGGCGAGCGGATCCTGACCAGCGAGCACGCGCTGGAGCTGGACCGGGTGCCGTCGTCGGCGATCGTGCTCGGCGGCGGGGTGATCGGTGTCGAGTTCGCCAGCGTCTGGCGCTCCTTCGGCGTCGACGTGACGATCGTCGAGGCGCTGCCCCGGCTGGTCGCCGCCGAGGACGAGGAGTCGTCCAAGGCGCTGGAGCGGGCGTTCCGCAAGCGCGGCATCGGGTTCAAGACCGGCAAGCCGTTCGAGAAGGTCGAACGCACCGAGTCCGGCGTCCGGATGACGATCGCCGGTGGCGAGACCCTGGAGGCCGAGCTGCTGCTGGTCGCCGTCGGGCGCGGGCCGGTGACCGCCGACCTCGGGTACGAAGAGCAGGGTCTGAAGATGGACCGTGGCTTCGTGCTGACCGACGAGCGACTGCGGACCAACCTGCCGAACGTCTACGCCGTGGGCGACATCGTGCCCGGCCTGCAGCTGGCCCACCGCGGTTTCCAGCAGGGCATCTTCGTCGCCGAGGAGATCGCCGGCCGCAACCCTGCGGTGATCGACGAGAGCGGCATCCCCCGGGTCACCTACTCGGACCCGGAGCTCGCGTCGGTCGGGCTGACCGAGGCGAAGGCCAAGGAGCAGTACGGGGCCGACAAGGTCAAGACCTACAACTACAACCTCGGCGGCAACGGCAAGAGCCAGATCCTCAAGACCACCGGCTTCGTCAAGCTCGTCCGGGTCGTCGACGGCCCGGTCGTGGGACTGCACCTGGTCGGTGCCCGGGTCGGCGAGCTGATCGGCGAGGCACAGTTGATCTACAACTGGGAGGCCGACCCGGCCGACGTCGCACCACTCGTACACGCCCACCCGACCCAGGGCGAGGCGCTGGGCGAGGCCCACCTGGCCCTGGCCGGCAAGCCGCTGCACGCACACGCCTGACTAGAGGAGTCTTGTAGATATGCCGGTATCGGTCACCATGCCCCGGCTCGGCGAGAGCGTCACCGAGGGCACCGTCACCCGCTGGTTGAAGCAGGAAGGCGACCGGGTCGAGGTCGACGAACCGCTGCTGGAGGTCTCCACCGACAAGGTCGACACCGAGATCCCGTCACCGGCGGCCGGGGTGCTCACCCGGATCGTGGTGAGCGAGGACGAGACCGCCGAGGTGGGCAGCGAACTCGCGGTCATCTCCGGCGGCCAGGACGACGGTGGGCAGCAGGACGACGGTGGGCAGACCGCCCCCGCCGAGCCCGCCGCGAGCGCGCCCCAGGAACGGCCCGCCGAGCCGGAGCCGGCCGCAGCGCCGGAGCCGGCCCAGCCGGCCGCCGACAGCGCGCCGCCGACGGCCGGCGGCGACGCCACCGCGGTCCGGATGCCGGCTCTCGGCGAGAGCGTCACCGAGGGCACCGTCACCCGCTGGCTCAAGCAGGTCGGTGAGTCCGTCGAGGTCGACGAACCGCTGCTGGAGGTCTCCACCGACAAGGTCGACACCGAGATCCCGTCGCCGGTCGCGGGGACGCTGCTGGAGATCAAGGTGCCGGAGGACGACACCGCCGACGTCGGTGCCGAGCTGGCGCTGGTCGGCAGCCCCGGTGGGGCTTCGGCTCCAGCGGCATCAGAGCCGGCCGCTGCGTCGGAGCCGGCCGCCGCGCCGCAGGCCCAACCCGCCCAACCGACGCCGGCGGCCCAGCCGGAGCCGGCCGCCGCGCCGCAGGCCGAACCGGCCCAGCCGGAGCCGGCCGCTCCCGCGCCGGCCCAGCCGGGTGCCTCGTACGCCAGCCCGGCCCCGGCCGCCGAGTCCGCCGCTCCGGCGCAGGCCACGCAGGCCGCAGCACCGGCACAGCAGAGCGCACCGGCGGCCCCGCCGGCCAGCGCCGACGGTGACGGCGGTTACGTCACCCCACTGGTCCGCAAGCTCGCCGCCGAGCAGGGGGTCGACCTGGCCTCGGTACGCGGCACCGGGGTCGGCGGGCGGATCCGCAAGCAGGACGTGCTGACCGCGGCCGAGCAGGCGCGGGCCGCCGCCGAGCGGGCCAAGGCCGAACAGGCCAAGCCGGCGACACCGGCTGCGGCACCGACGGCCGCCAAGGCGCAACCCAGCCCGCTGCGGGGCCGGACCGAGAAGATGAGCCGGACCCGGACGGTCATCGCCAAGCGGATGCACGAGTCGCTGCAGAGCTCGGCCCAGCTGACCACGGTCGTAGAGGTCGACGTGACCAAGATCGCCCGGTTGCGGGCCCGGGTCAAGGGCGACTTCCACGCCAAGCACGGCGTCAAACTGTCGTTCCTGCCGTTCTTCGCGCTGGCGGCGGTGGAGGCACTGCGTACCTACCCGGTGGTCAACGCCTCCATCGACATGCAGGCCGGCACGATCACCTATCCCGACGGGGAGCACCTCGGCGTCGCGGTGGACACCGAACGGGGGCTGTTGGTGCCGGTGATCCGCGACGCCGGCGATCTCAACCTCGGTGGGCTGGCGCGGCGGATCGCCGACGTGGCCGAGCGGACCCGGACCAACAAGATCGGGCCGGACGAGTTGTCCGGTGCCACCTTCACACTGACCAACACCGGTAGCCGGGGGGCGCTGTTCGACACCCCGATCGTGCCGTTGCCGCAGGCCGCCATCCTCGGCACCGGAGCGGTGGTGAAACGCGCCGCCGTGGTCAACGACCCGGAGCTCGGCGAGATCATCGCACCACGCTCGATGGTCTTCCTGGCGCTGTCCTACGACCACCGGCTGGTTGACGGCGCGGACGCCGCCCGGTTCCTCAGCGCGGTCAAGGAGCGGCTGGAGGCCGGTGCGTTCGAAGGCGAACTCGGCCTGTCCTGACGGCGTTCGACGACCAGGCGACCCCGGTCGCCGTAGCGGTGGGTGCCGGCCGATCCCGGCCGGCACCCACCGCCGTTTTGTGCCGGATGGCGGTGGTCCGCATCCGACACCATCGCAATCAGCGAAGATGTCGGCATGCGCATCCTGCTGGCCGGCGCGTCCGGCTTCCTCGGCACCAGACTGACCGACCACTTGCACAGCTGCGGACACGAGACCGTACAGCTGGTCCGCCGGCCGGCGCGCGGGCCGGCGGAGGTCAGCTGGTCGCCGTCGGCCGGGCAACTCGACCCGGCGGTGTTCACCGGGATCGACGCGGTGATCAACCTGGCCGGTGCCGGGGTCGGCGACAAGCGCTGGACCGACGGCTACAAGGCGTTGATCCGGTCCAGCCGGGTCGACAGCACCACCACGCTGGCCACCGCGATGTCCGGTGTCGCGGCGGCGGACCGGCCGGCGGTGCTGCTGAACTCGTCGGCGGTCGGCTGGTACGGCGACACCGGCGACCAGCCGGTCGAGGAGAACGCCCCGGCCGGTGAGGGTTTCCTGGCCGACGTCGCCCGGGTCTGGGAGGCGGCCACCGGGCCGGCCGAGACCGCCGGCGTACGGGTGGTCCGGCTGCGCACCGGTCTGCCGTTGCACCGCGACGGCGGCCTGCTCAAACCGCAGCTGCTGCCGTTCCGGCTCGGCCTGGGCGGCAAGCTCGGCAGCGGGCGGCAGTGGGTGCCGTGGATCGCCATGCAGGACTGGCTGCGGGCGGTGACCTTCCTGCTGGACCACGACGACATCTCCGGCCCGGTCAACGTGGTCGGGCCGGCACCGGTGACCAACGCGGCGTTCGGCAAGGCGCTCGGCGCGGCGGTGCACCGACCGGCGGTGATGCCGATCCCGGCGTTCGCGTTGCACGTGGCGCTGGGCGAGTTCGCCACCGAGGCGCTGCACTCCTCCCGGGTGTTGCCCGGGGCGCTGACCGAGGCCGGGTTCACCTACCGGTACCCGGACCTGCCGGACGCGCTGCACGCCGCCCTGACGCAGGCGTGATCCCGTACCGAATGGCTTTCCGACCGGTCAGGGCAGGGCCGGAAGCAGATCGGCGCCGATGGCGGTGATCAGTTCGCCGGTGCCGGCCGGACCGACGCCCTCGACCATCAGCACCAGCCGGTGGGCGCCGACGGTCGCCGCGCTGGCGGCCAGTCGCGCGGCGCACTCCTGGGCGTCGCCCATCGGATGCACCCGCAGCAGGTGCTCGGCGTAGGCGTCGAGGTCCCGGTGGGCCGGCGCCGAACCGTCGATCCGGACGTACTCCCGGGTGGTGGCCAGCCAGGGCGGCAGGGTCCGGCGCAGCGCCCGCTCGGCGGCGGCCCGGGAGTCGGCGAGCCCGATCAGATGCACCGAGGCGTGCGGCACGGCGGCCGGATCGTGTCCGTGGGCGGCGGCGACATCGGCGTACCGGGCCAGCGTGGCGGCCTTCGCCGCGTCGTCGTCGTGCACCCCGAGCAGCAGGGGAAGCCCCCGACTGGCTGCGAGGTCGACCGTGGCCGGCGAGGTCGCCGCCACCCAGACCGGAATCGGACCGGCCGGTCGGGGCACCACCGGCACGTCGCGGAACGCGAAGAACCCGCCGTCGGCGCCGACCGTTTCCGCGCCGGAGAGCCAGCGGCCCAGCAGGTCCAACGATTCGGCGAAGCCGTCCCGGTACCGGTCCAGGCCGGTACCGAAGACCTCCAGGTCCACCCAGGGACCGCCACGGGCGACACCGAGCCGGAACCGGCCGGCGGAGACCGCGTCCAGCAGGACCGTCTCCTCGGCGAGCGCGACCGGATGCCGGTTGGACAGTACGGCCGCTGCGGTGCCGACGGCGATCCGACGGGTGGCGCCGAGCAGGTAGCCGGCGAGGGTGGTGGCGGACGGGCACTGCCCGTACGAGACGAAGTGGTGTTCGGCCAGCCACACGCCGCCGAGGCCGGCTGCCTCGGCGGCGCGCGCGTAGCCGACGGTGGCCGGCAGACCGTGTGCCGCCAGCAGGAACAGGTCCACTGCCGGCCGGTTCAGGTCGCCGGCCACCGGCGCGGTGGTCGGATCAGCAGTCACGCAGCTCGGGTGACTGGTTGCGCAGCTGGGCCACCGGAGAGATGAACTCCTGGTAGATCTCGCCGCCGACGGCGGAGAGTTTGAAGGCGGCCACCCGGTGGCAGTTCTGGAAGGCGAACTTCACGCCGAAGTGCCGCTCCAGGCCGCCCCGGATCGCGTCGCTGGCCAGCGCCCGCAGCAGCTGGCCACGCTCGGCCTCGCTGGGTGGCGGCACCGCGTGGTCGGCGAACTCGGCCGTGCCGCTCTGGGCCTCGGCGGCCACCTGGGACACCACCGACCAGGCGTACGGCAGGGACTGGCGTACGCAGTCGACGAACTCGGCGTCGTCGACCCGGCCGGCTTCGGCCCGCTCCAGCAGGGCGGCGGGTACGTCGAGGGACATGCTTTCTCCTCACGCTGACGGTCAGCGGACCAGCAGCTCTGGTCCGAGTACGAACTCCGGATCGACCTGGTCGGCGAGGTTCTCGCCGACCCGGTCGTTGGCCCAGGCGGCGGCGTTGCGCAGGTGGAACTCCACCGCCTGCCGGGTGTAGCTGGCCCAGTCCTTGCCACAAGCATCGACGGTTGTACGCATCGCGTCCAGAGCGTCACGGTTCGCCGGCTCCATCGCGGTGATCGGCTGGTGCCGGCCCCGCTCGGCCGCCTTGACGAAGGCCGACCGGCCGATCCAGGTCAGCAGATCAGCGCCGACGTGCTCGCGCAGGAACTCCACGTCCGACTCGTCGTCGATCTTGTTGCCGATCACGTGCACCCGTACGCCGTAGTCGCGGGCGTATCCGACGTACTGCCGGTAGACGCCGACGCTGCGCACCGTCGGCTCGCAGACCAGGAAGGTGGCGTCGAACCGGGTGAACAGCCCGGAGGCGAACGAGTCCGCCCCGGCGGTCATGTCGACGACCACGTACTCGCCCGGGCCGTCGACCAGGTGGTTGAGCAGCAGCTCGACCGCGCCGACCTTGGAGTGGTAGCAGGCGACGCCAAGATCGTCGGTGGCGAACGGCCCGGTCACGGCGAGCCGGATGCCGGCCACCTCGCGGACCAGCGCGTCGTAGATCGGGTTGGCCCCGGCGACGGTGAGCAGCCGCGAGCCACGCCCGGGCGGGGTGGTCTTGACCATCGCCGCGGCCGAGCTGATCCGGGGATTGTCGCCGCGCAGGTACTCCTTGATGTCGGCCAGGTGGTCGCCCAGCGCCGGCAGCAGCACCGCCTCGTCGTCGCTGGCACCCAGGGCGGCGGCGAGATGCTGGTTGATGTCGGCGTCGACCGCCAGCAGCGGCGGCGGCCCGCCGTCGACGCCGGCCGGGGTGGCCGCCAGGTGGCGGGCGAACAGGGCCGCCAGGGTGGTCTTGCCACTGCCACCCTTACCGACAAAACAGATCTTCACCGTGGATCTCTCCCAAACAGCTCAACAGGTACGCATACATTGGAAGTCATTTCCAATAACTTCGTCAAGCCTAGGTACGGCACGGGCGTGTCGGGCGAAATTGGTACTCTCCGCCGGTGCCGACCGCTCCGTCCCCACTGCCCGACAGCGCCGCGACCGACCGGCCGGTGACCAGCGGCCGTCCCCGGGGCCGGGTCGGCGGCCCGACCGGGTGGCGCGCCGACCTGGTCGTCGCGGCGGTCGCGGTGGCCCTCGCCGGCTGGGTCACCAGCGGCCTGTGGGCCGGGCCGAACAGCCGGGCGATCACCGTCAACTCCAGCGACCAGGCGCTGTTCGAATGGCTGCTGGGCTACGGCGGGTACGCGCTGACCCACGGCGAGAACCCGCTGTTCACCTACCTGCTCAACGCCCCGGACGGGGTGAACCTCGCGGTCAACACCTCGATCACCGTGTACGCGGTGCTGTTCGCGCCGCTGACCTTCCTGATCGGGCCACCGGCGACCTTCCTGGTGATCCTCACCCTCAACCTGGCCGGCACCGGGTTCGCCTGGTACTGGCTGCTGTGCCGGCTACCCACCGGCGACGGCGGCGCGCCGTTCGTGCCGTCCCGGCTGGCCGCCGCCGTCGGCGGGCTGTTCTGCGGGTTCGCGCCGGCCATGGTGTCGCACGCCAACGCCCACCTCAACTGGACCGCCGGCTGGCTGGTGCCGATCATCGTCTGGCGGGTGCTCGCGCTGCGCGGGCGCCCCGGGGCCCGGCCGCTGACCCGGGGCGGCTGGGCGCGCAACGGCCTGATCCTCGGCGTGGCCGTCTCAGCGGCCTTCTCGATCGCCGCCGAGGGCCTGTTCTTCACCGCCCTGGCCTGCGGCGTGTTCCTCGGCGTCTGGGCGCTGGACCGCAGCCGCGCCGCCGAGGTCCGCGACGCGCTCCCCCGCCTGCTACGCGCCCTGGCGGTGACCGCGGTGGTCGCCACCACACTGTTGGCGTACCCGTTGTGGTTGCACTTCTTCGGCCCGCAGGTGTTCCACGGCACCGGGTTCGACGCCCGGGTGCACAGCGAGGACGTCCTCGCCTACGGGGCGTTCCCGGAACGATCGCTGGCCGGCGTCGCCGGGCTGGGCACCGGGCTGGCGCCGAACGAGACCGAGGAGAACAGCTTCTTCGGCGTACCGCTGCTGGTGTTGACCGTCGGCTGCCTGATGCTGCTCTGGCGGGCCGCCGATCCCGGCCGGCGGGCCACGCTGCGGGCCCTCGCGGTCACCGCCGCCGTGTTCGCGGTGCTCTCCCTCGGCCCCCGGCTGAAGATCGGCGGGACGATCACCGACGTCCCGCTGCCGTACGCCCCGCTGGCCGGCGCGCCGGTGTTCAACGCCGCGCTGCCGGCCCGGCTGGCCATGGTGGTCACCCCGGTCATCGGCATCCTGCTGGCGCTGACGCTGAGCCTGCTGCTCACCCGCCGGGCCGCCGGGCGGGCGCGGTACGGCCGGTGGTGGGCCGCTGCGTTCGTCGCGGCGCTGCTGCCGCTGGCCCCGGCCAGCCTGCTCACCGTCGAACGGGAGCCGATCCCGGACTTCATCACCTCGGGCGCCTGGCGCGACCACGTCAGCCAGGGTGGGGTGCTCGCCCCGGTACCGTTCACCCTCGACGTGCTCCCCGACGGTCAGCGCTGGCAGGCGTACGCGTTCGCGCACCGGCAGGGCGAGTTCGCCATCCCGTCCGGTTTCTTCCTCGGCCCCGGCGGGCCGGACGGCCGGGGCCGGATCGGGCCGGTCCCCCGGGCCACCAACGCGCTGCTGCACGAGGTCGCCCGCACCGGCGTGGTGCCGCCGATCACCGACGCCGACCGGGCCGCCGCCCGCGCCGACCTGCGTTACTGGGACGCCGAGGCGGTGGTGCTCGCCGACCGGGTGCACGGCGCGAAGTTCCCGGTCGACGCCGAGGCCCTGCTGACCGCGACCACCGAGTTGCTCGGCCCGCCGCAGCGGATCGCCGACGTCTGGCTCTGGCCGGCCCCCGAGGGCGGCTGGTGAGCCGGCCGCCCCGGCGTCCGCCGTGGTGAGCCGGGCCACGGAACGACCCGACCGACCGGTAACGGACTAGGCTGGACGACGTGACCAGCACCGTTTCCCGCCTGCGCGGAGTCCGAGCCGGAGTCGTCGACTACCAGACCGCCTGGCAGGAGCAGCGTCGACTGCACGCCGCCGTGGTCGCCGGCGAGGAGCCGGACACCGTGCTGCTGCTGGAGCACCCGAGTGTGTACACGGCCGGCAAGCGCACCGAGCCGTGGGACCGCCCGGTCGACGGCACCCCGGTGGTGGACGTCGACCGAGGCGGCAAGATCACCTGGCACGGCCCGGGGCAGCTGGTCGGCTACCCCATCGTCCGGTTGCCGGAGCCGATCGACGTGGTCGCCTACGTACGCCGGGTCGAACAGCTGCTGATCGACGTCTGCGCCGAGTTCGGGCTGGCCGCCACCCGCCTCGACGGGCCGAACCACAGTGGAGTCTGGGTGCCGGCCGACGACCGTGGACCGGCGCGCAAGGTGGCGGCGATCGGCATCCGGGTGGCCCGGAAGGTCACCCAGCACGGTTTCGCGATCAACTGCGACCCGGACCTGACGGCGTACGACCGGATCGTGCCGTGCGGTCTGCGCGACGTCGGTGTCACCTCGCTGAGCGCCGAGCTCGGCCGGCCGGTGACCGTCGCCGAAGTGCTGCCGATCGTCGAGCGGCACCTGCCAACTCTCGGGTGAGCCAACTCACCCGGTGAGCGGTGGCTGCGCGGTCGCCGGGCCGCCCGAGCGGGCACCGGCCGGCGTAGGCTGACAAGGGTGACCATTGCTCCGGAGGGACGACGCCTGCTGCGCCTGGAGGTCCGCAACGCCGAGACCCCGATCGAGCGGAAACCCCCGTGGATCAAGGTCAAGGCCCGGATGGGGCCGGAGTTCACCGAGCTGCGCGGGCTGGTGCAGCGGGAAGGGCTGCACACCGTCTGCCAGGAGGCCGGCTGCCCCAACATCTACGAATGTTGGGAGGACCGGGAGGCGACCTTCCTGATCGGCGGGGACCAGTGCACCCGGCGCTGCGACTTCTGTCAGATCGACACCGGCAAGCCGGCCGAGTTCGACGCCGACGAGCCCCGCCGGGTCGGCGAGTCGGTCGCGGCGATGGGTCTGCGTTACGCCACGGTCACCGGGGTGGCCCGCGACGACCTGCCCGACGGGGGTGCCTGGCTGTACGCCGAGACCGTCCGGCAGATCCACACGCTGCAGCCCGGCTGCGGCGTCGAGTTGCTGATCCCGGACTTCAACGGCGACGCCGGTCAGCTCGACGAGGTGTTCGCCGCCCGACCGGAGGTGCTCGCCCACAACGTCGAGACGGTGCCCCGGATCTTCAAGAGGATCCGGCCGGCCTTCCGGTACGAACGCTCGCTCGACGTGCTCACCCGGGCCCGCACGGCCGGCCTGGTGGCCAAGTCCAATCTGATCCTCGGCCTCGGCGAGGAACGCTCCGAGGTGTCGCAGGCGCTGCGCGACCTGCACGCCGCCGGGTGCGAGCTGATCACCATCACCCAGTATCTACGCCCGACGCCGCGGCACCACCCGGTGCAGCGCTGGGTCAAGCCGGAGGAGTTCGTCGAGCTGCGCGAGGAGGCCGAGCAGATCGGCTTCTCCGGGGTGATGAGCGGCCCGCTGGTGCGTTCGTCGTACCGCGCCGGCCGGCTCTACCAGCAGGCGTTGCACCAGCGCGAGGCCCAGCCGCTGGCCGGCTGACCGCCCGGTGAACGGCTTCGCCCCCGGCAACTAGACTCCCTCGCATGGCGAAACCCCAGGAGAAGGTGTCGTTCGGCCAGCGGCTGAAGCAGATCGGCATGGTGTTCTCGTTCACCGCCAAGCGCGACAAGTGGTTCGTCCCGCTGGCGGTGGCCGCCGTCGTGCTGCCGCTGGCGATCACCGTGCCGGTGTCGCTGGCCCTGGGGTGGATGTGGCTACCGGTCGGCATCCTGGTGGCGCTGCTCGCCGTGCTGATCGTGCTGAACCTGCGGTCGAACACGGCGATGATGAACGTCGCCGAGGGCCAGCCGGGTGCGGCGGCCTCGCTGCTGGAGAACATGCGCGGTGACTGGCGGGTGACGCCGGCGGTCAGTTCGACCACCCAGATGGACATGGTCCATCTGGTGATCGGGCGGCCCGGGGTGATCCTGCTCGCCGAGGGCAACCCGCAGCGGGTCCGCGGGCTGCTCGGTCAGGAGAAGCGGCGGCTGGCCAAGGTGATCGGCAGCGCGCCGCTGTACGACTACGTGATCGGCACCGACGAGGGCGAGTTGTCGATCCGCAAGATGCGGACGACGTTGATGCGGTTGCCACGCAACCTGACCGGCAAGGACGTCAACGCGTTGGACAAGCGGCTGACCGCGTTGTCGGCCCGGCCGCAGCTGCCCAAGGGTGCCATTCCGAAGAACATGCGCCCGCCGAAGGGTGCCTTCCGGCAGACCCGGGGCCGCTGACCGCCGGTCGCCGCCATTCCGGCCCGGGTGGCGAGTCGGCGGCGAGTCGTGGGTCAGCTGGGGACGGCGACGACGACCGATCCGGCGGCCCGGTCGTGCAGGCCGCGCCGCCGTTCGTCCATCACCAGGGGCGGGATCACCAGAGCCAGCAGCAGTCCGCGCAGCAGTGCCCGGGGTACGCCGATCCGGCCGCCGTCGGCGTCCGAGACGCACCGGATCCGGGCCAGCCACATTCCCGGGGTCTGGGCGAACAGCCCGAGGAAGATGCCGTACTCGGCGATCAGCACCACCACCGGTGGCCAGCCGGACCGGACCGGGTCGGCAAAGAGGCTGGAGATCAGCACACAGAGTAGCCAGTCAATCACTAGGGCACCGGTGCGGCGAAGCAGGCTGGGCGCCTCGGCGCCCGACCCCGCCGGGCCGTCCGTCGCTCCACCCGCAGCCGCGTTTGCGCTTGCCGCCACGCTGCTCCCCCTTCCGATACCCACGAACGGCCAGACTAGTCTGGGCCGTCTGCCGTATCCTGCGGGGGACGATTGGTCGGGATCACGC is drawn from Micromonospora sp. Llam0 and contains these coding sequences:
- the lipA gene encoding lipoyl synthase — encoded protein: MTIAPEGRRLLRLEVRNAETPIERKPPWIKVKARMGPEFTELRGLVQREGLHTVCQEAGCPNIYECWEDREATFLIGGDQCTRRCDFCQIDTGKPAEFDADEPRRVGESVAAMGLRYATVTGVARDDLPDGGAWLYAETVRQIHTLQPGCGVELLIPDFNGDAGQLDEVFAARPEVLAHNVETVPRIFKRIRPAFRYERSLDVLTRARTAGLVAKSNLILGLGEERSEVSQALRDLHAAGCELITITQYLRPTPRHHPVQRWVKPEEFVELREEAEQIGFSGVMSGPLVRSSYRAGRLYQQALHQREAQPLAG
- a CDS encoding SCO5389 family protein, whose amino-acid sequence is MSLDVPAALLERAEAGRVDDAEFVDCVRQSLPYAWSVVSQVAAEAQSGTAEFADHAVPPPSEAERGQLLRALASDAIRGGLERHFGVKFAFQNCHRVAAFKLSAVGGEIYQEFISPVAQLRNQSPELRDC
- a CDS encoding LLM class flavin-dependent oxidoreductase, yielding MTADPTTAPVAGDLNRPAVDLFLLAAHGLPATVGYARAAEAAGLGGVWLAEHHFVSYGQCPSATTLAGYLLGATRRIAVGTAAAVLSNRHPVALAEETVLLDAVSAGRFRLGVARGGPWVDLEVFGTGLDRYRDGFAESLDLLGRWLSGAETVGADGGFFAFRDVPVVPRPAGPIPVWVAATSPATVDLAASRGLPLLLGVHDDDAAKAATLARYADVAAAHGHDPAAVPHASVHLIGLADSRAAAERALRRTLPPWLATTREYVRIDGSAPAHRDLDAYAEHLLRVHPMGDAQECAARLAASAATVGAHRLVLMVEGVGPAGTGELITAIGADLLPALP
- a CDS encoding TIGR01777 family oxidoreductase, whose amino-acid sequence is MRILLAGASGFLGTRLTDHLHSCGHETVQLVRRPARGPAEVSWSPSAGQLDPAVFTGIDAVINLAGAGVGDKRWTDGYKALIRSSRVDSTTTLATAMSGVAAADRPAVLLNSSAVGWYGDTGDQPVEENAPAGEGFLADVARVWEAATGPAETAGVRVVRLRTGLPLHRDGGLLKPQLLPFRLGLGGKLGSGRQWVPWIAMQDWLRAVTFLLDHDDISGPVNVVGPAPVTNAAFGKALGAAVHRPAVMPIPAFALHVALGEFATEALHSSRVLPGALTEAGFTYRYPDLPDALHAALTQA
- a CDS encoding DUF4191 domain-containing protein, with product MAKPQEKVSFGQRLKQIGMVFSFTAKRDKWFVPLAVAAVVLPLAITVPVSLALGWMWLPVGILVALLAVLIVLNLRSNTAMMNVAEGQPGAAASLLENMRGDWRVTPAVSSTTQMDMVHLVIGRPGVILLAEGNPQRVRGLLGQEKRRLAKVIGSAPLYDYVIGTDEGELSIRKMRTTLMRLPRNLTGKDVNALDKRLTALSARPQLPKGAIPKNMRPPKGAFRQTRGR
- the lipB gene encoding lipoyl(octanoyl) transferase LipB; this encodes MTSTVSRLRGVRAGVVDYQTAWQEQRRLHAAVVAGEEPDTVLLLEHPSVYTAGKRTEPWDRPVDGTPVVDVDRGGKITWHGPGQLVGYPIVRLPEPIDVVAYVRRVEQLLIDVCAEFGLAATRLDGPNHSGVWVPADDRGPARKVAAIGIRVARKVTQHGFAINCDPDLTAYDRIVPCGLRDVGVTSLSAELGRPVTVAEVLPIVERHLPTLG
- the sucB gene encoding 2-oxoglutarate dehydrogenase, E2 component, dihydrolipoamide succinyltransferase; the protein is MPVSVTMPRLGESVTEGTVTRWLKQEGDRVEVDEPLLEVSTDKVDTEIPSPAAGVLTRIVVSEDETAEVGSELAVISGGQDDGGQQDDGGQTAPAEPAASAPQERPAEPEPAAAPEPAQPAADSAPPTAGGDATAVRMPALGESVTEGTVTRWLKQVGESVEVDEPLLEVSTDKVDTEIPSPVAGTLLEIKVPEDDTADVGAELALVGSPGGASAPAASEPAAASEPAAAPQAQPAQPTPAAQPEPAAAPQAEPAQPEPAAPAPAQPGASYASPAPAAESAAPAQATQAAAPAQQSAPAAPPASADGDGGYVTPLVRKLAAEQGVDLASVRGTGVGGRIRKQDVLTAAEQARAAAERAKAEQAKPATPAAAPTAAKAQPSPLRGRTEKMSRTRTVIAKRMHESLQSSAQLTTVVEVDVTKIARLRARVKGDFHAKHGVKLSFLPFFALAAVEALRTYPVVNASIDMQAGTITYPDGEHLGVAVDTERGLLVPVIRDAGDLNLGGLARRIADVAERTRTNKIGPDELSGATFTLTNTGSRGALFDTPIVPLPQAAILGTGAVVKRAAVVNDPELGEIIAPRSMVFLALSYDHRLVDGADAARFLSAVKERLEAGAFEGELGLS
- a CDS encoding DUF2079 domain-containing protein, with translation MPTAPSPLPDSAATDRPVTSGRPRGRVGGPTGWRADLVVAAVAVALAGWVTSGLWAGPNSRAITVNSSDQALFEWLLGYGGYALTHGENPLFTYLLNAPDGVNLAVNTSITVYAVLFAPLTFLIGPPATFLVILTLNLAGTGFAWYWLLCRLPTGDGGAPFVPSRLAAAVGGLFCGFAPAMVSHANAHLNWTAGWLVPIIVWRVLALRGRPGARPLTRGGWARNGLILGVAVSAAFSIAAEGLFFTALACGVFLGVWALDRSRAAEVRDALPRLLRALAVTAVVATTLLAYPLWLHFFGPQVFHGTGFDARVHSEDVLAYGAFPERSLAGVAGLGTGLAPNETEENSFFGVPLLVLTVGCLMLLWRAADPGRRATLRALAVTAAVFAVLSLGPRLKIGGTITDVPLPYAPLAGAPVFNAALPARLAMVVTPVIGILLALTLSLLLTRRAAGRARYGRWWAAAFVAALLPLAPASLLTVEREPIPDFITSGAWRDHVSQGGVLAPVPFTLDVLPDGQRWQAYAFAHRQGEFAIPSGFFLGPGGPDGRGRIGPVPRATNALLHEVARTGVVPPITDADRAAARADLRYWDAEAVVLADRVHGAKFPVDAEALLTATTELLGPPQRIADVWLWPAPEGGW
- the lpdA gene encoding dihydrolipoyl dehydrogenase; amino-acid sequence: MSEPNGGTFDLVILGGGSGGYAAALRAVQLDLSVALIEKDKVGGTCLHRGCIPTKALLHAAEVADNARESEQFGVKADLVGIDMAGVNSYKDGVVSRLYKGLQGMIKSSKITYVAGTGRLVGPDTVEVDGARYTGRNVILATGSYSRSLPGIEVDGERILTSEHALELDRVPSSAIVLGGGVIGVEFASVWRSFGVDVTIVEALPRLVAAEDEESSKALERAFRKRGIGFKTGKPFEKVERTESGVRMTIAGGETLEAELLLVAVGRGPVTADLGYEEQGLKMDRGFVLTDERLRTNLPNVYAVGDIVPGLQLAHRGFQQGIFVAEEIAGRNPAVIDESGIPRVTYSDPELASVGLTEAKAKEQYGADKVKTYNYNLGGNGKSQILKTTGFVKLVRVVDGPVVGLHLVGARVGELIGEAQLIYNWEADPADVAPLVHAHPTQGEALGEAHLALAGKPLHAHA
- a CDS encoding RDD family protein gives rise to the protein MLRRTGALVIDWLLCVLISSLFADPVRSGWPPVVVLIAEYGIFLGLFAQTPGMWLARIRCVSDADGGRIGVPRALLRGLLLALVIPPLVMDERRRGLHDRAAGSVVVAVPS
- a CDS encoding ATP-binding protein is translated as MKICFVGKGGSGKTTLAALFARHLAATPAGVDGGPPPLLAVDADINQHLAAALGASDDEAVLLPALGDHLADIKEYLRGDNPRISSAAAMVKTTPPGRGSRLLTVAGANPIYDALVREVAGIRLAVTGPFATDDLGVACYHSKVGAVELLLNHLVDGPGEYVVVDMTAGADSFASGLFTRFDATFLVCEPTVRSVGVYRQYVGYARDYGVRVHVIGNKIDDESDVEFLREHVGADLLTWIGRSAFVKAAERGRHQPITAMEPANRDALDAMRTTVDACGKDWASYTRQAVEFHLRNAAAWANDRVGENLADQVDPEFVLGPELLVR